Below is a genomic region from Sebastes umbrosus isolate fSebUmb1 chromosome 20, fSebUmb1.pri, whole genome shotgun sequence.
tatatgctCCTACATGACATCACAGCGCCCACCAGGCTCTGTGAGACAGGAGGCCGTCAAATGACTTGCCATCTGATGTAGGGTCATTGATCTGTCCATTTCTTACATCTTacggtttctctctctctctctctctctctctctctctctgatgtttTGGTGGTTCATGCCAGAACCCTGAGCCTGTTTGACGTCATTCATGAATCACTGGGGGGTCACTGCTGCCGCTGGCTCGCCGCCCAACAGATTGTTTCCATAGTGGGGAATCAGAGGGACTCCTGGGAGGTCATCATGTCTTACAGCCACAGTCAACATATGAACAAATGATGTCATATGTTGCTGGGTATTTGGCTTGAGTCTGTTATATGAAGCATACAAACTATGCTATAACCTTTCATATAATGGCTTTAATGTGCAGTAGACTGTggagtgttattattattatgagtcaCTTTCCGCAATTTTGTACTAAAATACAATCTGGACTGATGTGTTCTTTACTGTGGAGCCAGGTTAATGTTTTATCTCTTACAATCAATGAAAAAGTAATCTGATCTGAATGGGGTTAAAGCCCCTGAAATATTTTTATAAGAACAATGTATCAAATgataatgtgaaaggggtccctCGTAGtcatgaacctacagagaatatAACCCAAATCTGCACTTCCCGTCGGTTTTGTCGAGTTTtaaagtgagtttcagctcattgttatAGCGGCTGGTCCGCAACTTTAGTGTcttggttcactctcacagctTTAAGCATCATTTTTGGCCACAGCAGGAGGCAGTTTTCAATGAAAAGGCTCTAAAAAGCCATtctacactacctgctcagcaccaaacagcaaacacacagttggatatggtagagaccaaaaacagagctaaaagaaagtgaatattggactcacATTCTCCAGgaggccagaaacacgactccaaatgaatggcGATGTTACGTAACTGCTTAATGTGTGAATAAGCTTGCTAACAAGTTCGCCATATCAACTTATTATACGTCAACGTTGTGTTCACATCTTGTATCTGCTGCCCCCCAAAAAGTGGCCAAAAATcggttattgcaggtttaaagacTAATGACTAAATAGGCGATAATTAAACTCACAGTTCAGGCATTTTCCATTCGgagcttaaaggtgctaaatggtgagattgggagcatttcacAGCTGAGCCAacggctcgtagctaacggtgctaacagcgctaacattGAAAACAACggtaacagtgctgacagagctaacagtgttaacctggggggaaaTGGAGGGTGTGTGCTACGCTGCCGCGACAGCGCCGTCGGTCGCaacggtgttatcagctgttatcgtatgagagcagtgcagagcggcggccgttggctagccaatggggcacgctcacatgcacaaacatgcagtaAAAGCACGCACAGCCGGCCCAGCTATGTCAACGATATGCCACTAcatctttacatagaaaatagttgttaatgctctggatatcatacaGAGAACCTTTCACTGTCAACAAACTCAGCTAATCAGCTCCAACAGGACTGTGTGGATGTGCTTTGATCacattttacattaatgcacTGTATGATGTTATGTATTTTGTCGTACCTATTGTTGCTGTTGTGATTAAATGTTGTCttgttatgtgttggatgctgctatttgaccctgtcttgtctaggtctcacttgtaaaagaggttttaatctcaatgtcacttcctagttaaataaaggttatatatatatatatttatatcacaaCTGTCATCTGATTTTGATTCAGATGCTGCTAAATCCTGATGAGTACACGAAAATAAATCACAAGTGAAATAACCAAAACTATTTTAACTTTTGTGGGatattttgtttacatgacggACCCTATCACTTATAGTAAgagaagctgattgagaaaatgGGTTTCAAGGGCCTTTAATATAAGTTTATGGGTAGtaacattttgtttaatttctctcTGTGCACATCTTACCTTCTGTTTTCCTGTCTCCATCCAGGCTCCCTGACTGTGGGCCTGGTCCGGCAGTGCCAGACCATCCACGGCCGAGACCGGACCTGCATCCCCCCGCAGCTGCCCCCAGAGTGGATCACCACGctcttcttcatcatcctggGCATCATCTCCCTCACCGTCACCTGTGGTCTGCTGGTGATGTCACGCTGGCGCCGCGAGGCCGCCCGATACGCCCGATGGATCGCCTTCACAGGGAGTAGGTGGCATCCTCTTTCATCATAACCAGCTCTCCTTGAATCAATAGTGTCAAATTTCACGTGGCAAAATGTTTATATTAATACACCATGCCCATGCAGTTTCCAATCCacactatatatatagacagaaatgattttttttctcttatcaAATGACATTCCAGAGTCAAGGACAACTGGAGGTGGCAAAGTTGAGAGCAAAACACAAGCAGTCTCCTAAACAGCAAATATCCTGCTTTAGAAAACTGGCATTATATCTTTTGCGTGTTTTTCCTGTAAAGCATCAGCGACCTTGGTAAACATAATTGTTCTGTGTCCAGTTTGCAGCTGTTATATAACAGGATTTATGATTATATATCGTTGCAACGTTGCTTTAATATCACTTAAACCTTTTAGCTTTAAAATAGCacatcagggtctgaaattaactgcAGGTGGAGGCAAAACTgcctattttatatattataaaaggCCTGTGTAAGTAAGAGATGCTACTTGAGAATCTCCTGTAAAATAAATGGGGCTCACTTCGACATCAGCTTTTAGTCTGGTAATTATGTACATCTTGACAAAGTGACTGCAGAGGAGCTCTAATTGATGGGCCGCTTTCTATTTTTACAGGAAAGAGGCAGAGTTTGTCTATTAGAGCGGACCAGAGCAGGAGCTGCACTTCACTCGGCTCTAAATATGGAAAAATATTATGAAGCAGGTTCTCGCGAGTAGACCATCGGTACTGGAGGGCAGCTTTTAGTCACACattataatgaatgaatgaatgaatgaaagctTCATTAAAAACTGGTAAAGACGTGTTTTGAAGTTgacatgaaaaaacaaatatgtaatgATGAACCAAGAGTTGAGcagtgtttctttttgtcagaTGAACTCCAGCACCCTGTGATTGACACACTGCTATTTATTACAACCATTTATccgttacttttagctaactatttcaacacgTCCTTTTAGCTATCTGTTTTAGACATTTATTCATTCCTTTAAGCTAACTAGCTGTTTATCTATTACATGTAGCAATCTGTTTTAACCATTTTATTCATTACTTCAAGCTAATTTGCCATTTAGGCATTAGTTTGAGCTAATTCACCATTTAGTAGGTTACATTTAGCTAACTGTTTTAACCATTACTCCAATACGATTAGTTAATTCACTATTATACCATTACTTTTCGCCAATTATACATTCCGTTAAGCAATTTTTTTAGCTTTATCTATTTCAACCATCTATCCGTTAGCTAACTATTTGAAGTGTTTTTCCATTACTGTTAGCTAACTGTTATCTGTTGGCTTGCTAACTACTTTTCATGCactcttaatgtggtatttagtTGTTACAGCTGGCCTGATATTTGgacatatttgtttttcaaatatgTTGAGCTACAGTACTCTACAACCTCTCCTCATTCTCCCTGGTAACTGCAGAAGTACCCCTCGTTGGGAAACGCTGGACTAGACGGGAAGTTAAAGTGTAACTCCACTCACTGCTAAAAAACATGGGCAAGGGGCACAGAGGGGTGACAGGGCGGTCTCTGAGTGGTAACGTACGTTTCATGACAAAGATAAGTCCCAACTGGTCAACAATGTCAGTATTGGCCTTGCAAGGATTTGGGctgatttaaagaggacctattatacaCATTTTCAGGtgcgtacttgtattttgggtttctactagaacatgtttacatgcttcaatgttcaaaaaacaatttccttttctcataccggctgtactGCATCACCTCTTTccgccctctgtctgaaatgctctgctTGAGACAGACggtgaaacagagaaaaagctgtgtctgctctgattggtcagctggcccactctgttgcgATTGGTCAACGGGACCAAACTcctcggactccgctccagctccgctttaactagctttgtttgagggcgtgccaaaatagccgctaggcaggtattatgcaaattagttacttggtgacatcaccgcgttacggaagaaaaggctggacttcaaggcgtttcaggcagttcaggagcagtgtttctgtttctgtttttggcgtggactttgggctttgtaactttgcagaccttttacatgcacaaaaaactaaataacacactaaaggaaagagggaAAGCACAAacgcataataggtcctctttaaaacagtAGGTGGCGTGTTGAGACATTTTCAACCCATGAAATGCAGATTCTTAtaaatttggtaaaaaaaagtcaatattaaCACCAGCATTAATGTGTTTCATCACGTTACAGTCATATCATATAGTTTGTGAAGTGTGCAGTACCTCTTTAATCTTCTTTCTGTCCCTCTGTTTTGTCCTCTGTCACAGTGGTCCTGTTCTGCATGGCTGCTCTTATATTCCCCATCGGCTTCTACATCAACGAGGTTGGAGGACAGCCATATAAGCTCCCCAACAACACGGTGGTGGGCTCCTCCTACGTACTCTTCGTTCTGTCCATATTCTTCACCATTGTGGGACTGCTGTTTGCTGGGAAGGTATGCCTGCCCGGCtgacttcctcctctttttgtATCTTTGGAGAAACACCACCATTGGAGGCATATTTTGTTAGAATTGACTCTTCAGTTGGAGGTATTGTTGAAGTAGAACAAAACTGAGAAGCACCTGTTTGTGTTTCCCCCTTTGGATGAATTGTCACGGGAGCCGAAATTGTCGTGTTTCCATCCGTCCATCTGTTTGTTCAGAGACTGAGCTGGCGCAGAGAGATCTGAAATGGCCTCCATCATCGTCCATCCCGAACGATGACTGTGAAGTGGTGAACAGACaggagaatataaaaaaaaaaacatgttggaaaTGGATTCAAACATCAGGACTTTCAAGGGAGCCCTGTGGTCACCTCCAGTATGATGGAGGCTCTTCCCTGATCACAGCTGTAATATACACAATGAAGTTCCACTTTCTaggcacattttatttatttaattgttcggTTTCTCTTTTTGTAAAGGTATTTCTTTAATGTATCCCAGAGTTTCCCTGCCATTAATATGTGTGGTGGATCACTTTGCCTTAAAGAGCTATTAaccttaaaataactatgataaTTGTTGAGTTAGTGTCGTTGGATCAATTATAAAATTCTGGATACATGAAATGATTTAGCTTAAAATGTTAGAACTGGAATTTAAAATGGGCTATCAGGCAACATCTGTCCAAATGATGATCATAATGGGGGTGAGTAATGTAAAGTCGTATCCATGGATGAGCTGGTCTCTACGATGCAGATCAGCGGTGAGCAGCAGGTCAAACCTGTTCTGGTCTCTCTATCACAGCTTTGTTAACTTTAGTGATGTAGTGAATGTATTATTCGCCTTTTTTCGCCTGTCGTTTAAACACTGTATGAAGAAATGACTGAATCTATGACTagtttgttttgtatatttgagACGTTGACGCCGACTTCATATCTGTCTAAATGAACAGACAGCCAGTCTGTGGCATTACCTACATGCACTGTGATGTTCTTGAATGAGCATGGAAGATCTCATCTCATTAAAAATGACTCATTGGAACACTGATTGTCTCAATTAGTTGGAACAATTTCTTTTTAGAAGACCATGTTGCTGTAATTATTTGCAATCTGGAACAGTTTACAGTGAGAAGGCCAGATGCAGACGAGCTAGCAGCagttaaagaggacttattatacttttgtgcttttttccctttcctttagtgtgttatatagcttttgttcatgtaaaaagtccacgccaaagggagttactctcccccacagaaacactgctcctgaactgcctgaaactccTTGctcttttcttccgtaacgtggtgatgtcaccaagtaacgcATAAAACTTAAACTTGATTATGAtagtcatatacatacataaaattTGCCTTGTGCATCCCAACCtgagcatttaggagcagtgggctacccggggagcaactttgggttcagtgtcttgctcaaggacatttTCGACATGTGGACAGTAAAAGCCGGGGATCAAACTGCCAACCTTGTGGTTGAAGGACGACCCGTTCTACCCACTAAGCCATAGCCGCTCCAGCATATTTGtgtaatacctgcctagtggctagtttgaaactctctcaaacaaagctagttaaagcGGAGTCAGAAGAGTTTGATtctgttgaccaatcagagcagatggGGCTTTTTGGGAAGGGGGGTggggagcatttcagacagagggtgaaaagaggtgctgcaacacagccgatatgtgacaaataag
It encodes:
- the LOC119479956 gene encoding uncharacterized protein C16orf52 homolog B-like codes for the protein MDKLTVISGCLFLAADIFAIASIINPDWISTGESSGSLTVGLVRQCQTIHGRDRTCIPPQLPPEWITTLFFIILGIISLTVTCGLLVMSRWRREAARYARWIAFTGMVLFCMAALIFPIGFYINEVGGQPYKLPNNTVVGSSYVLFVLSIFFTIVGLLFAGKVCLPG